The genomic region CTTACACTGCTTAAAAGTGTACCACTCCGGCTAGCGCTTCTAAAGATGCCTTTTTTGAACTTGAATCAAGATGAGCATATGTATTTGCTGTTGTAGAAAAATCGCTGTGTCCGAGCCAGAACTGGATATCCTTCAGCGGTACTCCTCTGCTGAGAAGCAGCGAAGCACTCGTGTGTCGAAGGTCATGAAATCTTATCCGTCGCATTCCGTGTCGTTTTAGTAGTCTTGGGAAAGACTCAGTTATGTAGTCTGGCTTTATTAAATTTCCAAGCTCATCTACCATAACATAGCCGATCCAC from Oscillospiraceae bacterium harbors:
- a CDS encoding site-specific integrase is translated as WIGYVMVDELGNLIKPDYITESFPRLLKRHGMRRIRFHDLRHTSASLLLSRGVPLKDIQFWLGHSDFSTTANTYAHLDSSSKKASLEALAGVVHF